The genomic stretch GCCGACACCGGTCTGGAAGGCGGCCAGGTGGAGCAGACCTTTATCGGCAAGGATCTGGAGCGCCTCGTCTGTCAGCATCCCTTCTTCGAGCGCGACTCGCTGCTGATCCTGGGCGAGCATGTCACCCTGGAACAGGGCACCGGCTGCGTCCATACGGCGCCCGGTCATGGTGTCGAGGACTTTCAGGTCGGCAAGGCCTACGGTTTAGAGGTCATCTCACCTGTCGACAACCGGGGCAAGTTTACTGCCGAAGGCGGCATCTTCGCCGGCATGACGACGACCCAGGCCAACCCGGCCGTCATCGAAGAACTGAAGCAGCGGGGCCTTCTGATCCGTGCCGGCAAGATCAAGCACCAGTACCCCCACTGCTGGCGCTGCAAGCATCCCATCCTCTTCCGGGCTACCGAGCAGTGGTTCGCTTCCATCGACGGCTTCCGCAAAGAGGCGCTCGAAGCGATCGACAAGGTGCGCTGGATCCCGGCTTGGGGCCGCGACCGCATCTACAACATGGTCGCCGATCGGGGCGATTGGTGCATCTCCCGGCAACGGACCTGGGGCGTGCCGATCCCCATCTTCTACTGCGCCGACTGTGGCGCGGCGATCATCAACGACGAGACGATCAGCCATATCCAAGGCCTCTTCCGCGAGCACGGCTCTGACGTCTGGTTCGCCCGTGAGGCCGATGACCTCGTACCGCCAGGCCTGACCTGCGGCCACTGTGGCCATGGCAAGTTCCGCAAAGAGGCGGATATCATGGATGTCTGGTTTGACTCCGGCTCGTCCCATGCGGCCGTGCTGGAGACGCACAAGGACCTGCATTTCCCTGCCGACCTCTACCTGGAAGGCTCCGATCAGCACCGAGGCTGGTTCAACTCGTCCCTCTCCACGGCAGTGGCCACCAAAGGGACGGCTCCTTACAAGGCCGTCCTCACCCACGGTTTCCTCGTCGACGAGCAGGGTCGCAAAATGTCCAAATCCCTCGGCAACGGCGTCGAGCCTCAGGATGTGATCAAGGACATGGGCGCTGACATCCTGCGCCTCTGGGTCGCCTCCGTCGACTACCGGACTGATGTGGCCGCCTCGCCGAACATCATGCGCCAGACGGCCGACGGCTACCGCAAGATCCGCAACACCTTCCGCTACTTCTTGGGCAACCTTTACGACTTCGACCCGAAAGCCGACGCCGTGGCCTACGAAGATATGATCGAACTGGACCGCTGGGCCATGATGCTGCTGCACAAATTGATCCAGCGCGTCACCGCCGCTTGCCGCAACTACGAGTTCCACCTGGTCTACCATGCCGTTCACAACTTCTGCGCCGTCGACATGAGCGCTATCTACCTCGATATCATCAAAGACCGCCTCTACGCCTCGCCGGCCAAGTCGCAGGCCCGCCGGTCGGCTCAGACGGTCCTCTACCATACGGCTGACGCCCTCGTGCGGATGCTGGCGCCCTTCATCAGCTTCACCGCCGAAGAGGTCTGGGGCTACCTGCCTGGCGCTAAGGAACGGGCCAAGACGGTCCAGACGGCCGGCTGGCCGGAAGCCGACAGCCGCTATATCGACGCCGCTCTGGCCGATAAGATGGAGCGTCTCCTCGACATCCGTGCCGTCGTCTCGAAAGCCCTCGAAACAGCCCGCCAGGCCAAGGTCATCGGCCATTCCCTGGAAGCCCAGGTGCGGTTGTTTGTCGACGCCGACCTGCGGAGCTTCCTGGAAGGGGAAGACCTGGCCACCTTCTTCATCGTTTCCTCCGTCGTACTGGCAGATGCGCCTGTCGGCGCCTTCAGCGAGGCCGATGTGGCCGGATTGGCCGTCGAGGTCGCCAAGGCGCCGGGCCAGAAGTGCGAGCGCTGCTGGATCTACAGCGAAGCGGTAGGCGCCAACAAAGCGCGTCCGACCATCTGCCCGCGCTGCGCCGCCGCGCTGGAAGAGGAAATTCCACAAGCTACCGCCCCGGTGCACTCATAGGGACTGCCTGCCCCCGGTCATCCTACAGGATGGAGGATGATGACAGAAGGGGCTGAGGCCTTTGTTCGATGCAGCAAAAAAAGAGGTCACCGTGGGCGTTTCCAACCGGCATCTGCACTTGTCTGAGGCGGACCTAATCCGGCTCTTCGGCGAAGGATACCAGCCCGAACCGATGAAGGATCTGTCTCAGCCGGGGCAGTTCGCCGCCAAAGAGACATTGACCTTGATGGGCCCTAAGGGACTGATCGAGGGTGTTCGCCTGCTCATGCCGCTGCGCAAACAATCTCAGGTCGAGGTATCGGTAACGGACTGCTATAAACTGGGGATCCCGCCGGTCATCCGCGACTCGGGCGATCTGGCTGAGACACCGGGGATCACCCTGGTGGGACCGCAAGGGCAGGTGTCCCTTAAGGAAGGGGCCATCGTGGCCGCCCGCCACATCCACTTCAGCACCGGCGAGGCGGCCCAACTGGGGCTCAAAGACAAGGACCGCATCGCCGTCGAGGTGGGCGGCTTCCGGGGCTTGCGCTTCGACCATGTGTTGATCCGCGTTCACGAGACCTTTGCTGCCGAGATGCACGTAGACACCGACGAGGCCAACGCGGCGGTGATCAAGAATGGGCAGATCGTCAAAATGCTGATTTGAGATGGGTCAGTGCCCAAAGCCGGATAGCGGCGGTGAGAGAGATGCCTCTTTCACGCCGCTATTTGCGGTTCGACAAAAACAAGCAGGAGATGACGGCGCCGCCCCGAATAATAAGGAAATACCTCGAAATGGGTATTCCCGGGGGCGGCGCCCCTGATTTGCAAGGAGTGGAAAAATCATGCCAGAGAAAAAGGACAACCGTGTCATCGTCACCGTCATCGGCGCGGACCGGGTGGGGATCATCGCCAGCGTCGCCACCATCATCGCTGACGCCGGCGCGAATATCCTCGATATCAGCCAGACGATCTTGCAAGGCGAATTTTTTACCATGATCATGGTCATCGACATGAACGACGCCAAAGCCAGCTTCGAACAACTCCGCAAGTCCCTCGAAGAGAAGGGCCAGGAACTGGGTGTACAGATCATGGCCCAACACGAGGACATCTTCAAGTTCATGCATCGCATCTGATAGAGGCATCGCCATATCAATGGAAAGCGTCTGTGATTGACGGATTCATCGTTTATTTGTACTTAACCGGTCGGGAGGGTTTTGCTCATGCCCCTTTCCATATCACCTCAAGAAATTATGGAGACGATCCGCATGGTCCAGATGGAGAACCTGGACATCCGCACCATCACCATGGGGATCTCTCTGCGCGACTGTTGCCGCACCGACGCGGCATCGACAGCCAAAGCCGTCTATGACAAGGTGACCCGCATGGCCGGCGACCTGGTCAAGACCGGAGAAGAGATCGAGGGCCGCTACGGCATCCCCATCATCAACAAGCGCATCTCCGTCACCCCCATCTCCTTGATCGCAGAGAGCATGGGCCTGGACGACTACGTCACTGTCGCCAAAGCCCTCGATGACGCCGCCAAGACGGTGGGCGTCAACTTCATCGGCGGCTATTCGGCCCTCGTTCATAAGGGAATGACCCCCGGCGATCGGGCGCTCATCGAGTCGCTACCGAAAGCCTTGGCTGTCACCGAGCGCGTCTGCGCCTCGATCAACATCGCCACCACCAAGGCCGGCATCAACATGGACGCCGTGGCGCTCATGGGCCGCATCGTCAAGGCTACCGCCGAGGCGACAGCCGACCGCGACGGTCTGGGTTGCGCCAAGCTGGTCGTCTTCTGCAACGTCCCTGAAGACAACCCCTTCATGGCGGGCGCATTCCACGGCGTCGGCGAGCCGGAGTGTGTCATCAACGTAGGCGTCAGCGGCCCCGGCGTCGTCCTGAACGCCGTCCGCAAAAAGCCGGGCTGCGACTTCGGCGAACTGGCCACGATCATCAAGCAGACGGCCTTCAAGATCACCCGCATGGGCGAACTGGTCGGACGGGCCGCTTCGGAACGGCTCGGCGTGCCCTTCGGCATCGTCGACCTCTCCCTGGCGCCGACGCCGGCCATCGGCGACAGTGTGGCCGACATCCTGGAAGCGATGGGCTTGGAGCGCTGTGGCACTCACGGCACGACGGCCGCCCTGGCCCTGTTGAACGATGCCGTGAAAAAGGGCGGCGCCATGGCCTCCTCCTATGTGGGCGGCCTGTCGGGCGCCTTCATCCCTGTCAGCGAAGACGCCGGCATGATCGCCGCCGTCGAGGCGGGCGCGCTGACCCTGGACAAGCTGGAAGCGATGACCTGTGTCTGCTCTGTCGGCCTCGACATGATCGCCGTCCCCGGCGACACGCCGGCCGAGACGATCTCGGCCATCATCGCCGACGAAGCGGCCATCGGCATGATCAACCGCAAGACGACGGCCGTCCGCATCATCCCCGTGCCCGGCAAAAAGGTGGGCGACCATGTGGAGTTCGGCGGACTCCTCGGCCATGCGCCGGTCATGCCGGTCCATGGCTTTAGCGCCGCCTCCTTTGTGGCCAGGGGTGGCAGGATCCCGGCGCCGTTGCAGGCGTTGAACAACTAGGCGGAAAGTGCTTCCCCCAATTCATGCTCGGCGAACAAGCGGCTGCCTTAAATGTCTTTCATGGGCAG from Heliomicrobium modesticaldum Ice1 encodes the following:
- a CDS encoding PFL family protein, coding for MPLSISPQEIMETIRMVQMENLDIRTITMGISLRDCCRTDAASTAKAVYDKVTRMAGDLVKTGEEIEGRYGIPIINKRISVTPISLIAESMGLDDYVTVAKALDDAAKTVGVNFIGGYSALVHKGMTPGDRALIESLPKALAVTERVCASINIATTKAGINMDAVALMGRIVKATAEATADRDGLGCAKLVVFCNVPEDNPFMAGAFHGVGEPECVINVGVSGPGVVLNAVRKKPGCDFGELATIIKQTAFKITRMGELVGRAASERLGVPFGIVDLSLAPTPAIGDSVADILEAMGLERCGTHGTTAALALLNDAVKKGGAMASSYVGGLSGAFIPVSEDAGMIAAVEAGALTLDKLEAMTCVCSVGLDMIAVPGDTPAETISAIIADEAAIGMINRKTTAVRIIPVPGKKVGDHVEFGGLLGHAPVMPVHGFSAASFVARGGRIPAPLQALNN
- a CDS encoding phosphate propanoyltransferase, which codes for MFDAAKKEVTVGVSNRHLHLSEADLIRLFGEGYQPEPMKDLSQPGQFAAKETLTLMGPKGLIEGVRLLMPLRKQSQVEVSVTDCYKLGIPPVIRDSGDLAETPGITLVGPQGQVSLKEGAIVAARHIHFSTGEAAQLGLKDKDRIAVEVGGFRGLRFDHVLIRVHETFAAEMHVDTDEANAAVIKNGQIVKMLI
- the ileS gene encoding isoleucine--tRNA ligase, which produces MRANLPKREPEIIKFWEEIDLYREVAKANAGKPKFILHDGPPYANGEIHLGHTLNKVLKDFIVKFHSMDGFDAPYVPGWDTHGLPIEQQAIKTLGLNRHAVSTVEFRRRCQEYALKYVDVQREGFKRLGVRGDWENPYITLKPEFEAAQIGVFGEMAKKGYIYKGLKPVYWCASCETALAEAEVEYADKESPSIYVKFPVKDLKGLFDAKDAYVVIWTTTPWTLPANVAVTVHPEFAYVLVRFGGDRLIVAKELLAKFMADTGLEGGQVEQTFIGKDLERLVCQHPFFERDSLLILGEHVTLEQGTGCVHTAPGHGVEDFQVGKAYGLEVISPVDNRGKFTAEGGIFAGMTTTQANPAVIEELKQRGLLIRAGKIKHQYPHCWRCKHPILFRATEQWFASIDGFRKEALEAIDKVRWIPAWGRDRIYNMVADRGDWCISRQRTWGVPIPIFYCADCGAAIINDETISHIQGLFREHGSDVWFAREADDLVPPGLTCGHCGHGKFRKEADIMDVWFDSGSSHAAVLETHKDLHFPADLYLEGSDQHRGWFNSSLSTAVATKGTAPYKAVLTHGFLVDEQGRKMSKSLGNGVEPQDVIKDMGADILRLWVASVDYRTDVAASPNIMRQTADGYRKIRNTFRYFLGNLYDFDPKADAVAYEDMIELDRWAMMLLHKLIQRVTAACRNYEFHLVYHAVHNFCAVDMSAIYLDIIKDRLYASPAKSQARRSAQTVLYHTADALVRMLAPFISFTAEEVWGYLPGAKERAKTVQTAGWPEADSRYIDAALADKMERLLDIRAVVSKALETARQAKVIGHSLEAQVRLFVDADLRSFLEGEDLATFFIVSSVVLADAPVGAFSEADVAGLAVEVAKAPGQKCERCWIYSEAVGANKARPTICPRCAAALEEEIPQATAPVHS
- a CDS encoding ACT domain-containing protein, which encodes MPEKKDNRVIVTVIGADRVGIIASVATIIADAGANILDISQTILQGEFFTMIMVIDMNDAKASFEQLRKSLEEKGQELGVQIMAQHEDIFKFMHRI